In Cotesia glomerata isolate CgM1 linkage group LG3, MPM_Cglom_v2.3, whole genome shotgun sequence, one genomic interval encodes:
- the LOC123261410 gene encoding putative uncharacterized protein DDB_G0283051: MKSFYLSITASTLTGLKISLGSTLELIDFLHSKCNYDYLMTSRLTQDMLEKFFGIARSACGSNDHPDPILFSQVFRLLCSYSLATPPKGSNVTAGELLGSLMQTRESFEASNVNKENWSKKIDAIIENASGNPSSAEANTDDDRTGSNNASDNNNNDNNNNNNNDDDNNDVDGDKNKVINNDNDYDNYDNTRRDHEGDDNNNKVPLNSVDSRYEHDYDIAQTSNYVISYIAGYVARKIGRFFQML, encoded by the exons ATGAAAagcttttatttatcaattacagCTAGTACCCTGACtggactaaaaatttctttgggGTCTACCTTGGAATTGATAGATTTTTTACATTCCAAGTGCAATTATGATTATCTGATGACGTCGAGATTAACACAAGACATGCTCGAA aaattttttgggATCGCTAGAAGTGCGTGTGGATCCAATGATCATCCTGACCCTATTTTGTTCTCACAAGTATTCCGGTTGCTCTGCTCTTATTCATTGGCAACACCTCCAAAAGGATCTAATGTGACTGCAGGAGAATTACTAGGTTCATTAATGCAGACTAGAGAATCGTTTGAAGCAAGTAATGTTAACAAAGAAAactggagtaaaaaaattgatgctaTCATTGAAAATGCATCTGGAAATCCCAGTAGTGCAGAAGCAAATACCGACGATGATCGTACAGGTTCTAATAATGCaagtgacaataataataatgataataataataataacaataatgatgatgataataatgatgttGACggcgataaaaataaagttattaataatgataacgaCTATGATAATTATGACAACACTAGAAGAGATCATGAGGGtgatgataataacaataaagtgCCTTTGAACTCGGTGGACTCAAGATATGAACACGATTACGATATTGCTCAAACTAGCAACTATGTGATTTCATATATTGCGGGATATGTAGCCCGTAAAATAGGTCGGTTTTTCCAAATGCTTTGA